The Podospora pseudocomata strain CBS 415.72m chromosome 1 map unlocalized CBS415.72m_1, whole genome shotgun sequence genome has a segment encoding these proteins:
- a CDS encoding uncharacterized protein (EggNog:ENOG503PAGJ; COG:S), with amino-acid sequence MDPDNISLRSKKRLITDSGNISPRTRSKKRPVTDSGNESPHSEPNPQRSPWNTEQDDESSINVRPPNPRRERYHSVSNRRKEGENSSSGAWSHKAEPPSAPSERAMSDGGGDGQHGGGGRREQDDGASTYTQRLYDHVIGERFTPSKTGHHHRSRTPRPAIVMTGPGGEQEEWRYEEDDRFENVELGGGEGFVMEESNSPGGGEGGRRRRRKYYSSFSWWKEEYVYAGLSVVAVVGLAGFLRTYDGQVLPQEFGWSGISFETGVVALVTAMRLCMDAYVGSAISQGAWLWVSESAQMRRKGGEDGKCGAKLEDFGKFAAASRGLRGAIKLIWRLKGRHLGCVGAAIAILGVGFETFSQEMVSFEQQPRHLDNGTLSPAPAPARYVSVFIDKSGCLCRNYLHRASCGDCVNAEIYTKCNKTANTCTYTTGSGTSIVNSMDPGERSIFKVAPTNGTVHKISSTSRAYYSVFDFLSVTQTEETGLLLAGSECALWFCVEGLKIWVEDGKQNQTRVANHSLTSLTMTSAAHGSEHVFINIPPSLNTDNATKYVVTREAMLALRNFMSSITMGTVTTTLNTLDSSSDWVEAMWNATTGDLNQWINTFAASLTNEFRLHGAVTQTTKKRYDGDATQMTPVVKVRWYWLMYPAFMILLSIYFLFHTILACSMAGVRAWKGEVLPLLFCRVDEGLYERGRAGLEIPGGLEKRVAGENVAMYRSAEDGGWGFRTVEHGEWAEEVSVEGEKK; translated from the exons ATGGACCCCGACAACATATCCCTCCGGTCCAAGAAACGACTAATAACGGACTCGGGCAACATATCCCCCCGGACCCGGTCCAAGAAACGACCAGTAACGGACTCTGGCAACGAATCCCCTCATTCCGAGCCTAATCCCCAGCGGAGCCCGTGGAATACCGAACAAGATGACGAATCCTCGATCAATGTCCGGCCGCCGAACCCGAGAAGGGAGAGATATCATTCTGTGTCGAATAGacggaaagaaggggagaaTTCCTCGTCTGGGGCGTGGTCACACAAGGCTGAGCCGCCTTCTGCGCCGTCGGAGAGGGCGAtgagtgatggtggtggtgatgggcagcatgggggtggtggtaggagGGAGCAGGATGATGGTGCTTCGACTTATACGCAGAGATTGTACGATCATGTTATTGGGGAGAGGTTTACGCCTTCGAAGACggggcatcatcatcggagTCGGACGCCGAGGCCGGCGATTGTCATGACTGGGCCGGGTGGGGAACAAGAGGAGTGGCGttatgaggaggatgatagGTTTGAGAAtgtggagttggggggaggggaggggtttgtgatggaggagagtAACTCGcctggtgggggggagggggggaggaggaggaggaggaagtatTACAGCTCGTTTAGttggtggaaggaggagtaTGTTTATGCTGGGTTGAgtgtggttgctgtggtggggCTGGCCGGGTTCTTGAGGACGTATGATGGGCAGGTTTTGCCGCAGGAATTTGGGTGGTCCGGTATAAGCTTTGAGACGGGGGTTGTTGCGTTGGTGACGGCGATGAGATTGTGTATGGATGCGTATGTTGGGTCGGCCATCAGCCAGGGGGCGTGGTTGTGGGTGAGTGAGAGTGcgcagatgaggaggaagggtggggaggatggaaagTGCGGAGCAAAGTTGGAGGATTTTGGGAAGTTTGCTGCTGCGAGTAGGGGGTTAAGGGGGGCAATAAAGCTGAtttggaggttgaaggggag GCACCTTGGATGCGTTGGAGCAGCCATTGCCattcttggggttgggtttgagaCCTTCAGTCAAGAAATGGTCAGCTTTGAACAGCAGCCGAGGCATCTAGACAATGGCACGTTGAGtccggcaccagcaccggctAG ATACGTCTCTGTCTTTATCGACAAAAGCGGCTGTCTATGCCGGAATTATCTCCACAGAG CCAGCTGTGGCGACTGTGTCAATGCCGAGATATACACCAAGTGCAACAAAACAGCCAATACTTGCACCTACACAACTGGCTCTGGGACGTCAATCGTAAATTCGATGGACCCGGGCGAACGAAGCATATTCAAGGTCGCACCAACCAACGGGACCGTCCACAAGATCTCCTCGACTTCCCGGGCTTACTACTCGGTGTTTGACTTTCTCTCTGTAACACAAACTGAAGAGACTGGGTTGCTTCTGGCGGGTTCAGAATGCGCTCTGTGGTTCTGCGTAGAGGGCCTCAAGATCTGGGTAGAGGACGGCAAGCAGAACCAAACCCGCGTTGCCAaccactccctcacctcgTTGACAATGACCAGTGCCGCCCATGGGTCAGAGCACGTCTTTATCAACATTCCTCCCAGTCTCAACACAGACAATGCCACAAAATACGTCGTCACGCGCGAGGCCATGCTCGCCCTGCGTAACTTCATGTCGTCCATCACGATGGGCACAGTCACCACGACCCTCAACACGCTTGATTCGTCATCAGACTGGGTAGAAGCCATGTGGAACGCCACCACGGGCGATTTAAATCAGTGGATCAACACCTTTGCCGCCAGCCTGACGAACGAATTCCGGCTTCATGGAGCGGTGACACAGACGACGAAGAAACGATACGATGGAGACGCCACGCAGATGACGCCagtggtgaaggtgaggtGGTACTGGCTGATGTACCCTGCCTTTATGATACTACTGAGCATCTACTTTTTGTTTCACACCATTCTGGCGTGCTCGATGGCTGGAGTCAGGGCGTGGAAGGGAGAGGTGCTGCCGCTGTTGTTTTGCAGGGTGGATGAAGGGTTGTATGAACGAGGcagggctgggttggagatTCCAGGcgggttggagaagagggttgCGGGGGAGAATGTGGCGATGTACAGGAGTGCGGAGGATGGCGGGTGGGGGTTTAGGACTGTGGAGCATGGGGAGTGGGCTGAGGAGGTGAGCgtagagggagagaagaagtAG
- the NPR2 gene encoding Nitrogen permease regulator 2 (COG:P; BUSCO:EOG09262H34; EggNog:ENOG503NWXK) has protein sequence MIQGIFYARFLPQEGTKIVAQSPPGCIVPVTTPGPNTAPVPSQTISNLNASITSSSTTPGTSTTTPAIKSPLFDFAVLSEYIIPREPFRNRYITVTDPDNKYLVLGFPVSIPDPRYHRNEFIFNFGLVVDHDVDQVPYERVVRRLAITFAEMERQSGYLSQDQTKAQGECAWEERRDKIEDGGFFLTRRPIESLLEIIKEDLNNYGECMIPVDDANTINMKLFPYHPNPPEVKSWHVPVAKMKLADIVDPTWDLTLQKVIAHIDGVSDVRRIAFQADVSLELTQLALRHLLYYDTILLLDMFFFSSCYAPRPGIHDFIANVDGMVDECANYVCVGALRINSNDNDKYSNPRSSSTTTLNNSSAMNSFSTTPRSSSHHLSTSPNNLSPETHSHHPTSPFHNPSSSSSLLSIERDHRLPNYILIKLMTTFAPSKTVMEWLKMHMDAGIDVLRYVDVRRLVQFGVIKGCLYRVHKHVVSKQYLASLATGQSRRLTEREAAARGGGRRDPLQKYTDGCHCFDEIITEMDMTEAEVMERLKGFRGAPAGDLTVLHR, from the exons ATGATTCAGGGTATTTTCTATGCCCGCTTCCTTCCCCAAGAAG GCACAAAGATTGTGGCTCAGTCACCGCCCGGCTGCATTGTTCCAGTCACAACCCCGGGTCCCAATACGGCTCCTGTTCCCTCGCAAACAATCAGCAACCTCAATGCTAGCATCACATCTTCCTCAACGACGCCTGgcacctcaacaaccacacccGCCATAAAATCTCCATTATTTGACTTTGCGGTCCTGTCCGAGTACATCATTCCTAGGGAGCCGTTCCGCAACAGGTACATCACCGTGACCGACCCAGACAACAAATACCTTGTCCTTGGTTTCCCTGTTTCTATCCCAGACCCCCGGTATCACCGCAATGAGTTCATCTTCAATTTTGGTCTCGTGGTCGATCACGATGTCGATCAGGTTCCTTATGAGAGGGTTGTTCGACGGCTGGCGATTACCTTTGCGGAAATGGAAAGGCAGAGCGGGTATCTCAGCCAAGACCAGACTAAGGCCCAGGGAGAGTGCGCGTGGGAAGAAAGGAGGGACAAGATTGAGGATGGGGGCTTCTTtttgacgaggaggccgattGAGAGTTTGTTGGAGATCATCAAGGAGGATTTGAATAATTATGGAGAGTGCATGATCCCCGTTG ACGacgccaacaccatcaacatgaaGCTCTTCCCTtaccaccccaacccaccagAAGTCAAAAGCTGGCACGTCCCGGTAGCAAAAATGAAACTCGCCGACATCGTCGACCCAACCTGGGACCTGACCCTCCAAAAGGTAATCGCCCACATCGACGGCGTCTCCGACGTCCGCCGAATCGCCTTCCAAGCAGACGTCTCCCTAGAACTAACCCAACTCGctctccgccacctcctctACTacgacaccatcctcctcctcgacatgttcttcttctcctcctgctaCGCCCCCCGCCCCGGAATCCACGATTTCATCGCCAACGTCGACGGCATGGTAGATGAATGCGCCAATTACGTCTGCGTGGGCGCACTGAGAATTAATTCCAACGACAATGACAAGTATTCCAACCCCAGGTCGtcgtcaaccaccaccctcaacaactcctccgccatgaactccttctccaccacccctcgatcctcctcccaccacctctccacctcgccCAACAATTTGTCTCCAGAAActcactcccaccaccccacctcccccttccacaacccatcctcctcctcctccctcctctccatcgaACGAGACCACCGCCTACCAAATTATATACTCATCAAACTAATGACCACCTTTGCCCCCTCAAAAACGGTAATGGAGTGGCTAAAAATGCACATGGACGCCGGGATAGACGTCCTCAGATACGTCGACGTCCGGAGGTTGGTGCAGTTTGGTGTGATAAAAGGTTGTTTGTACCGTGTTCACAAGCATGTGGTGTCGAAGCAGTATCTAGCCTCGTTAGCGACGGGTCAAAGTAGGAGGTTGACTGAACGGGAGGCCGCGGCTAGGGGAGGCGGGAGAAGGGATCCGCTGCAAAAGTACACGGATGGGTGTCATTGTTTTGATGAGATCATCACCGAGATGGACATGACGGAAGCGGAGGTGATGGAGCGGCTgaaggggttcaggggggcGCCGGCGGGGGATTTGACGGTGCTCCATCGCTGA
- the VPS53 gene encoding Vacuolar protein sorting-associated protein 53 (COG:U; EggNog:ENOG503NVVZ; BUSCO:EOG092612AK) — MNITVADSLSLDSVEYEPIAHLNLLFSHPSTVSSVSSVSATIQKHKDELSKSITSLETAQAYGPDSSLERMQSAQAELASLFQRIESVRSRALQTERDITTMTADIKRLDGTKRNLTLSMTALKRLQMLTTAYEQLRGLARTRQYRECAGLLQAVLQLMRHFNSYRSIEQIAVLSRNVSELQRELLEQVCEDFEIAFAKGEVGARRAVLVEACLVMDALGDHAKTRLVTWYVNTELREYRQVFRGNDEAGSLDNIGRRYAWFKRTLKTHEEEHAVIFPPHWRVNETLAMSFCDGTREDFKGILEKSMRRPDGPKLDVNLLLSCLQETMDFEQGLERRFANEPRASIDTLSSADDRAQNFNGSISAAFEPYLSLWVESQDRALASMIPKYKQQPLIPADEEFSPQAVIPSAIELFHFYKVTLSQCAKLSTGERLLDLTKTLAKYLDEYAQQVLLGFLQRGGTQGPPIEDIILVLNTADFWHTNTDQLEEFIKKRIDPDMTSRVDLSDQSDAFMGAAGASVMALVAKVELECESAWREMRNTNWSRMESVSDHSSYVSELLKHVNSKAEEILPLVVKQQYARTFCDNLVDHLANAYITNVVQCKPVCETGAEQMLLDKYVLTKSLENLMSFHTASSSTQPPASFVKHVNTSMTRMDPLLKTLQVRPSPPEGLVQAYLIHIADRSDTNFRKILELKGVRRADQAHLLELFAIHREGPAAAGGKLVQSSPLLTPLLNSTSGGLGSTTAAGGSGLASGLAAGGLQTRFDAASLGERLLTAARDSAERAGVGAATGEGVTMNENLRNIGNFFRRDIGGLGARFGRRDITPTNNSRPDV, encoded by the exons ATGAATATAACCGTCGCGGATTCTCTGTCTCTAGACTCAG TGGAATACGAACCGATCGCACATCTCAACCTCCTATTCTCCCACCCGTCCACTGTATCCTCGGTCTCGAGCGTATCCGCGACGATTCAGAAACACAAAGATGAACTCTCCAAGTCCATTACTTCGCTGGAAACGGCGCAAGCCTACGGCCCCGACTCCTCGCTAGAAAGAATGCAGTCGGCTCAGGCCGAACTGGCCTCTCTATTCCAGCGCATTGAAAGCGTGCGAAGCCGAGCTCTACAGACCGAAcgcgacatcaccaccatgacgGCCGACATTAAACGTTTGGATGGCACCAAGCGCAACCTAACCCTCAGTATGACTGCCCTCAAGCGGCTCCAGATGTTGACCACCGCCTACGAACAACTTCGAGGATTGGCTCGGACCCGCCAGTACCGCGAGTGTGCTGGCCTTTTGCAAGCTGTTTTGCAGCTCATGCGCCACTTCAATAGCTACCGGAGCATTGAACAAATCGCCGTGCTAAGCCGAAACGTCAGCGAGCTGCAGCGGGAGCTCTTGGAGCAAGTCTGCGAGGATTTCGAGATAGCATTCGCCAAGGGAGAGGTCGGTGCCCGTCGCGCGGTTCTGGTAGAGGCCTGTCTCGTTATGGATGCGCTGGGCGATCATGCGAAGACTCGACTGGTGACTTGGTATGTCAATACAGAGCTGCGCGAGTACCGTCAAGTCTTTAGAGGCAACGATGAAGCCGGGAGCTTGGACAACATTGGGCGACGCTATGCATGGTTCAAACGCACCCTAAAGACGCACGAGGAAGAGCACGCTGTGATCTTCCCGCCCCATTGGCGCGTCAATGAGACGCTAGCCATGTCCTTTTGCGACGGGACCAGGGAGGACTTCAAAGGCATTTTGGAAAAGAGCATGCGGAGACCCGACGGTCCCAAACTCGACGTGAACCTGCTACTTAGCTGCCTGCAGGAAACCATGGACTTCGAGCAAGGCCTTGAAAGGCGCTTTGCGAACGAGCCAAGGGCTAGCATTGATACGCTCAGTTCCGCAGACGACAGGGCACAGAATTTCAACGGGTCAATATCTGCGGCATTCGAGCCCTACCTGAGTTTGTGGGTCGAGTCGCAGGACAGAGCATTGGCAAGCATGATACCAAAGTACAAACAACAGCCCCTCATTCCGGCTGACGAGGAGTTTTCGCCTCAGGCGGTGATACCATCAGCCATTGAATTATTCCACTTTTACAAGGTCACCCTATCCCAGTGCGCCAAGCTATCCACTGGTGAGCGGCTGCTCGACTTGACGAAGACGTTAGCAAAGTACTTGGACGAATATGCTCAGCAAgttcttcttggcttcctcCAACGTGGTGGAACTCAAGGGCCACCTATCGAGGACATCATACTTGTACTTAACACCGCGGACTTCTGGCATACCAACACTGATCAGCTGGAGGAATTTATCAAGAAGCGCATTGACCCGGATATGACATCTCGAGTGGACCTCTCTGACCAGTCAGATGCCTTCATGGGGGCTGCTGGCGCTTCCGTCATGGCTTTGGTCGCCAAGGTTGAGTTAGAATGCGAGTCCGCTTGGCGCGAGATGAGGAACACCAACTGGTCACGCATGGAAAGTGTCTCGGATCACAGCTCCTATGTGAGCGAGCTCCTGAAACATGTCAACagcaaggccgaggagataTTGCCGCTTGTTGTGAAGCAACAATATGCTCGCACGTTCTGTGACAATCTCGTCGACCATCTTGCCAACGCCTACATCACCAATGTGGTCCAGTGCAAGCCTGTTTGCGAAACTggcgccgagcagatgcTTTTGGACAAGTATGTCCTGACAAAGTCGTTGGAGAATCTCATGTCCTTCCAcacggcatcctcctcgactcaACCGCCCGCTTCATTCGTAAAGCATGTCAACACATCCATGACCCGCATGGATCCGTTGCTTAAAACCCTACAAGTtcgcccttcaccaccagaGGGTCTCGTTCAGGCCTATCTTATACACATCGCTGACCGGTCCGATACCAACTTCCGCAAGATTCTGGAGCTCAAGGGTGTGCGGAGAGCAGACCAGGCACATCTCCTTGAGTTGTTCGCCATCCATCGGGAAGGTCCTGCAGCGGCGGGAGGCAAGCTTGTCCAGAGCTCTCCTCTTTTAACACCACTTCTCAACTCTACCTCTGGTGGACTGGGAAGTACTACCGCAGCAGGTGGCAGTGGTCTTGCCTCGGGGTTGGCCGCAGGTGGTCTGCAAACTCGTTTCGATGCCGCGTCTCTTGGTGAAAGGCTGTTGACTGCAGCCAGAGATAGTGCAGAAAGAGCTGGTGTGGGGGCGGCAACAGGTGAAGGTGTCACTATGAATGAAAATTTGAGGAATATCGGAAACTTCTTCAGAAGGGATATTGGCGGTTTAGGGGCACGGTTTGGGAGAAGAGATATCACTCCTACAAATAACAGCAGGCCTGACGTATAG
- a CDS encoding uncharacterized protein (COG:D; COG:Z; EggNog:ENOG503NXD5), whose amino-acid sequence MDSSVAASTLTRQRISVALFSLAATATVGLYCYRLYNPQPEPSGRLHRSNAVRHRRRSVNTPVAAESPGRAQSEASYTSAESHADENADIDTTVRPLADGETVADDAQELDDNWYDDDQNQYGPQARAGQNIVSLLFRVSEDNARRSAYVHRGCQCNGCGIVPIRGIRYRCANCADFDLCETCESQGLHTKTHIFYKIRIPAPRLGPRQLQPVWYPGDPENCLRLLPKRLMAKLSKETGFERPELEALWEQWTFMANTEWKEDPDELCLAMDRKTFERYLVPSGDRQPIPNLLHDRMFAFYDDNNDDLIGFSEFLRGTSYRKRKNRLRKIFDGYDVDNDGFVSRRDFLRLFRAYYVLFKQMHRDILEGLDDQVMSSTEVQQLGTSRAPLSSLFGREGIFQPPETDRPLEGKVVNESLGEVHIADGNPRAVATDSPDVSDRQSVLNDLFAKQTQTQESLFVLADSRPPANRESGIEYLNALLNPPTRTSELPTIIVGESPRGDQLMLVMNGPQAHMTNGDGQDGGASEQTSHRVENGASPPGEEASDNSREGEGRAGDRHSARVPYIATSSRRVRVEARKKLFDRWKKRQFYLDEEEGAMAPDGWPESLDVLAQANSSIESSKAPQQPPFSRSRSSSKVRFADDDDEYDHGYDTDARSNISNSSRSIPERWGGMEIPDAERDVGKEIFYQVIQQAFNEILDTLFKRKEDLAVKAAETKEARDKWRPSFTSINLKEVDRNKQKVTKKRKPAELSLEELLAASGYSVDQSEGNGTTLVGSASEIVPDELPVLPSEEPAEISASSSEAASHRDPTMPQFRPNGDSESEPAVETPSDEDPTPVDRTAVKAEKSKKKASKKNGSVSPPSYEQLVEWKRLDLAEKEASDRGGWGRLSFEEFERIYKEEEANGSRLDYLATWIDFCIPYH is encoded by the coding sequence ATGGATTCATCTGTCGCAGCATCCACGCTGACGAGGCAACGCATTAGTGTGGCCTTATTCTCACTCGCGGCTACAGCAACAGTCGGCTTATACTGCTACCGATTATACAACCCACAACCCGAACCGAGTGGTCGACTGCACAGGAGCAACGCCGTTCGACATCGCAGACGTTCTGTGAACACCCCCGTAGCCGCTGAATCGCCAGGTCGCGCCCAATCCGAGGCGTCCTACACGTCGGCTGAATCCCATGCCGACGAGAACGCTGATATCGACACCACAGTTCGACCCTTGGCCGATGGCGAGACGGTCGCCGACGATGCCCAGGAGCTCGATGATAACTGGTATGATGACGATCAAAATCAATATGGTCCTCAGGCACGAGCCGGTCAAAATATCGTGAGTTTGCTCTTTCGAGTCTCCGAGGACAACGCCCGGCGCAGCGCCTATGTTCACCGAGGCTGCCAGTGCAACGGGTGCGGCATTGTCCCGATTCGTGGCATCCGCTACCGCTGCGCCAACTGTGCCGATTTCGACCTCTGCGAGACATGCGAATCCCAAGGCCTCCACACCAAGACGCACATTTTCTACAAGATCAGGATCCCGGCCCCGCGCCTCGGTCCTCGCCAGCTTCAACCCGTGTGGTACCCTGGAGACCCCGAGAACTGCCTGAGACTGCTTCCTAAGAGATTGATGGCCAAGCTGTCCAAGGAAACCGGGTTCGAACGCCCAGAGTTGGAAGCTCTCTGGGAACAATGGACGTTCATGGCCAACACGGAATGGAAGGAGGATCCGGATGAGCTGTGCTTGGCTATGGACCGCAAGACCTTTGAGCGATATCTCGTACCCTCAGGAGACAGACAGCCTATTCCGAATTTGCTACACGACCGGATGTTTGCCTTCTATGACGACAATAATGACGACCTCATCGGCTTCTCTGAATTTCTCCGCGGCACATCCTacaggaaaagaaaaaacaggCTCAGGAAGATCTTTGACGGATACGATGTGGATAACGACGGTTTCGTGAGCCGCCGAGACTTCCTACGCTTGTTCCGCGCTTATTACGTGCTCTTCAAGCAGATGCATAGGGACATTCTGGAAGGGCTGGACGATCAGGTCATGAGTTCGACTGAGGTCCAACAGCTAGGAACAAGCAGAGCACCGTTGAGCAGTCTTTTTGGCCGCGAAGGCATTTTCCAGCCGCCCGAAACCGATCGCCCCTTGGAAGGAAAGGTTGTCAACGAAAGCCTGGGCGAAGTTCACATTGCGGACGGAAACCCCCGGGCTGTGGCAACGGATTCACCTGATGTTTCCGACCGACAGTCAGTTTTGAATGACTTGTTCGCAAAGCAAACCCAGACCCAGGAAAGCCTGTTTGTTCTGGCTGATAGTAGGCCACCGGCGAACAGAGAAAGCGGCATCGAATACCTGAACGCTCTCTTGAACCCACCAACCCGGACCAGCGAGTTACCGACTATTATAGTGGGGGAGTCGCCGCGCGGTGACCAGTTGATGCTTGTTATGAACGGCCCACAAGCTCACATGACAAATGGTGATGGTCAAGACGGCGGAGCCAGCGAGCAAACATCTCACCGAGTCGAGAATGGCGCTTCCCCACCCGGTGAGGAGGCCAGTGATAACTCCAGGGAGGGCGAAGGACGCGCCGGGGACCGTCACTCCGCTCGCGTTCCCTATATTGCCACCTCTAGCCGACGTGTAAGGGTTGAAGCACGAAAAAAGCTATTTGATCGTTGGAAGAAGCGGCAGTTTTActtggatgaagaggaaggtgcTATGGCTCCTGACGGCTGGCCTGAAAGCCTTGACGTCTTGGCACAGGCGAACTCGTCAATAGAAAGCTCAAAGGctcctcaacagcctccttTCTCGCGGTCACGATCTTCATCTAAAGTGCGatttgctgatgatgatgatgagtatGACCATGGCTACGATACTGATGCGAGatccaacatctccaactctTCACGGAGTATACCAGAAAGATGGGGCGGAATGGAAATCCCTGATGCCGAAAGAGACGTGGGCAAGGAAATCTTTTACCAAGTCATTCAGCAGGCGTTCAACGAAATACTCGATACCCTCTTCAAACGCAAGGAGGACCTTGCGGTAAAGGCGGCGGAAACCAAGGAGGCGCGCGACAAATGGAGACCGTCCTTTACATCCATCAATCTCAAAGAGGTCGACAGGAACAAGCAGAAAGTTaccaagaagcgcaagcCTGCTGAGCTGTCCTTGGAAGAGCTTCTTGCTGCTAGCGGGTACAGCGTTGACCAGAGTGAGGGGAACGGAACCACTCTGGTGGGTTCAGCCTCTGAGATTGTGCCGGACGAGTTGCCTGTTCTGCCATCTGAGGAGCCTGCGGAAatatcagcatcatcatcagaggCGGCTTCTCATCGCGATCCAACGATGCCGCAATTTAGACCCAATGGCGATTCTGAATCCGAACCCGCCGTCGAGACACCCTCTGACGAGGACCCTACCCCGGTCGATAGAACCGCGGTGAAGGCGGAAAaatccaagaagaaggccagcaAGAAGAATGGATCGGTGTCTCCGCCATCCTATGAACAGTTGGTGGAGTGGAAACGACTGGAtctggctgagaaggaggcaAGCGATCGCGGTGGATGGGGCAGGCTCAGCTTCGAGGAATTTGAGCGTATctacaaggaggaggaagccaacGGTAGCCGGCTTGACTATCTGGCTACCTGGATCGACTTTTGCATCCCGTATCACTAG